The following coding sequences lie in one Panicum virgatum strain AP13 chromosome 6N, P.virgatum_v5, whole genome shotgun sequence genomic window:
- the LOC120677299 gene encoding wall-associated receptor kinase-like 22, protein MCNLFIYWLRCIFPDIDECAHPDQHSCYGLCINMPGTFHCRCKDGTYGDPLTKGGCSSHTGWKIGLGVGGGTTFLLLALGAPFITRKIKLHKAKREKERCFKQNHGLLFQQLVSRNSDIGGRMIITLRDLEKATNKFDPSHEIGGGGHGVVYKGLLDLQVVAIKKSKIIVQREIDDFINEVAILSQINHRNIVNLLGCCLETEVPLLVYEFRSNGTLDHHLHVEGTISLSWDDRLRIALEISKALAYLHSAASTPILHRDIKSSNILLDDNLIAKVSDFGASKYIQIDQTGVTTAVQGTIGYLDPMYYYTSRLTDKSDVFSFGVLLIELLTKKKPFVYRSDDGEGLVTHFASLLTQGILVDIIDPQIIEEEDEAVDEVAALAAKCTKLNGEDRPTMREVEMTLENLRGTKKQVPNTTSRRKYEKDHYMSSGELTLDTSRQYTMEEEILLSARYPR, encoded by the exons ATGTGTAACTTGTTCATATATTGGCTACGCTGTATCTTTCCAGACATTGACGAGTGTGCACATCCCGATCAACACTCATGCTACGGACTTTGCATAAATATGCCTGGAACTTTCCACTGCCGATGCAAGGATGGAACCTATGGTGATCCCCTCACAAAAGGGGGCTGCAGCTCTCACACAG GTTGGAAAATCGGGCTAGGAGTTGGCGGTGGCACAACTTTTTTGCTCTTGGCACTTGGTGCACCCTTCATAACGCGTAAAATCAAGTTGCATAAGGCTAAAAGGGAGAAAGAAAGATGTTTCAAGCAAAATCATGGGTTGCTATTCCAACAATTGGTGTCACGGAATTCAGATATTGGTGGAAGGATGATCATCACCTTGCGGGATCTAGAGAAGGCAACAAACAAATTCGATCCTTCTCATGAAATTGGTGGTGGAGGGCACGGTGTTGTGTATAAAGGGCTTCTAGACCTACAAGTTGTCGCCATCAAGAAATCAAAGATTATAGTACAAAGAGAGATTGATGACTTCATTAATGAGGTTGCAATTCTTTCCCAAATCAACCATAGGAATATTGTCAATCTCCTTGGGTGTTGTCTTGAGACTGAAGTTCCATTATTGGTTTATGAGTTTAGATCAAATGGAACTCTTGATCATCATCTTCATGTTGAAGGAACCATATCACTCTCATGGGATGACCGACTGAGGATTGCTCTCGAAATTTCCAAAGCTCTAGCCTATCTACATTCAGCTGCTTCAACACCAATACTTCATAGAGACATCAAGTCATCTAACATACTTCTTGATGACAATTTAATAGCAAAGGTATCTGACTTTGGAGCTTCAAAGTACATCCAGATTGATCAGACTGGAGTGACTACAGCCGTCCAAGGAACAATTGGCTACTTAGATCCCATGTATTATTATACATCCCGACTAACAGACAAGAGCGATGTTTTTAGTTTTGGTGTTCTTCTTATAGAACTGCTTACTAAAAAGAAACCATTCGTCTACCGTTCTGACGATGGTGAAGGTCTTGTTACACATTTTGCATCACTACTCACTCAAGGTATCTTGGTTGACATAATAGATCCTCAAATCATAGAAGAGGAGGATGAAGCAGTCGATGAAGTTGCCGCTCTAGCAGCGAAGTGTACAAAACTGAATGGAGAAGATCGGCCCACAATGAGGGAAGTTGAGATGACATTAGAAAACTTGAGAGGCACAAAGAAGCAGGTTCCTAATACGACTTCAAGGAGGAAATATGAGAAGGATCATTACATGTCATCTGGTGAACTCACTCTAGACACAAGCAGACAGTACACCATGGAAGAGGAAATATTATTGTCGGCAAGGTATCCTCGATGA